GTTCTGGCTGGACATCGTCGATCACTTCCTCAATCATTACGGCCTGATCGTGGTTGGGATCGTCGAGGCCCTGGTGGTGGGCTGGCTCTATCGAACCGATCGGCTCAAGGCCCACATCGTGGCCAATCTGGGCCTCAGCGGCACGCGGCACAAAGTGTTCAACTATATTGTGCTTCAGCTTTGGATGTACTGCATTCGATTTGTTACGCCCGTGGCGCTGGGGATCGCCATCGTTCACAGCCTCGTTCGGGAACTTGCGACGCCGTACGGGGGCTATCCGATCTCGGCTGTGATCATACTGGGCGTCGGGTGGCTGCTGGTGACGCACATCTTCGCCTTCGGGCTGTCCGGCCTGCCCTGGCGGGGCGGGGCTCCCGAATGACCGGGCCGGAGACGGCACCCGCTATTTGGGCTTGAACCCGTCCTTGACGCGCCCTTCGGTGTATTTGCGACAGGCGTCCTCAAGGTCGATGTCGCTGATGTTCGCCAGCGTGCAGAGCCAGGCAAACACGTCGGCGAACTCCTCGGCCTGGTTCGCCGCATCCTGGGAGGCCAGCGCCGTTGCCAGCTCGCCGACCTCCTCGATGAACCAGAGGAAGGTGCGCGAGACCCCACGTTCGGTGTCCCGCTCCTTGTACTTGCGGGCGATCAGTTCCTGGAATTCGCGAACCTGCATCTCGTGCGCACACCTCGATCCACTGGAAACCTCAGAGACCTCCAACGAGGATTGCCTCCGCTACGATTGCGCCGGCGCCGCGACGGCTATTTCGTCGCGAGCAGGGCCGAAAGCTTGGCCTTCTGAAAGACGCTTCGCGCCTGGGCGATGGCCTTGTTGTACGTCTGCTCGGCCTTGATGCCGTACTTGTCTCTGCCGGCCTGCTCGGCCAGATTCAACTCCCCGGTCAGCGGGCCGTCCACCGCCTCGATGATTTCCAGCATAGTGATCTTGTTTGTGGGTTTGGCCAGGCAGAAACCGCCGCGCGGCCCGCGCTTGCTGCGCAGCACATTCGCACGAACCAGTTGTTGCAGGATCTTGAGAAGGTATTCCAGCGGGATGTCGTATTCCTTCGAAACGTTTTGTGACAACACCACCCCTTTTCCCTGGTGCCTGGCAATGTAACCGACCGCCAAAAGGGCATATCCTGTTGATCTGCTGACTCTCATGCTGTTCTCCTTCTGTCCTTCCAGAACTACCGGTGATCCCTTTTCATCCTCTGCCAAGCGATTGCCTCGGCACCGTCCGGGCAGGCGGAGCCGAGCGCTCACAGTCGCCCCAGGGAACGCGCACCGCCGCGAGAGGAAGTACTGTACTTCAGGACGTCTGATCGACCCCACGATCACTTGTTCATTGCATCGGCTGTCGCCTGCAACGCCTCCGCGCCCATCGCGCGAAAACGGTATTAGTATCTACGGTTTGCTGCAAATAGCAAGAGATTTCTTGTCAGAAAAATGGGAATTTGTCCGCCGGGCCCGGGGCCCGGCGTGGCCATTCGATCGCGGCAGAACAGAGGCGAAAATCCTGGTTTCGTCCAAAACCCTTGACAGGGTCGTCGGCGCCCTCTACATTGGGGCCGTTTTTGGGTGTCTTATTGGGGAGACCTGAACTATGGCTGCCATTCAGCCGCGAGTCAGCGTAGAGTATCTGGAGGGTGCCACGGTCGTGGCATTCACCGACGACAAGATTCTGGAGGACACGGACGTGCGCGCCTTGCGCGAGTCCATCGAGGCCGTTATCGAGCAGGCCGGCCGCCTCCATCTGGTCCTGGACTTTCGGCACGTCCGTTTTCTCTCGTCGGCGGTCCTCGGCCTGCTGATCCGCGTCAGCAAACGCGTCTGCGAGCAGGGAGGGCAGTTGAAACTGTGCAACATCCATCCTGGGATTTATGAAGTCTTCAAAATCACCCGACTGACGAACATATTCGACATTTATGAGAGTGTGGATAGCGCGACGCAGGCTTTCTCCGACTGCCGATAGGCCCCGGAGGCCGCATGGCGCCGGCGGATGACGGGGTCGCTCCGTTTCGGTCCTGGAGATCTGTGTACGGGAAGGTGTAACGTTATGGCGTCCGAGGCGCCGATTCAGGGTTCCATTGTCGTTGAAAGCAAACCGTCCGCCATCAGCCTTCCCTGTCGGCAGATTCTGTCGGCGATGGAGGAAAAAGGCTTCGGCAAGGACGACGTCTTTGCCGTACACCTGGCCATCGAAGAGGCGTTCGTCAACGCCGTCAAGCATGGCAACAAGATGGATCCGCACAAGACCGTGACGGTCGACTACACGGTCGACGACGAGAAGGTCGAAATCGCGGTCCGGGACGAGGGGGGGGGCTTCGATCCACAGAGCATTCCCGATCCGCGCGTGGGAGAGAATCTCTATCGACCGGAAGGGCGGGGGCTCCTGCTGATGAGCGCATACATGCACGTCTTCGAGTACAACGAGCGCGGCAACGGCGTCCACATGATTCGCTACAAGGACAGGCCGATCGCCGAGCGCGGTGACGCCGTCGCGGGGTAGGTGCGGTCCCGCGCGCCGTTGGTCAGGCTCCGCCCGCTCTGCCGCAACAGAGGTTCGACCGTCCCATAAGTCTCCTTCTCGTCGCAGTTCGAGGGGGGCGTCCGGCCGTTGAGGGCCGGATTGTCGCCGCCGATCGAGCGATCCGCAAAGTGCCGGTCCCATCTGGTCGAAGTCCTTCCTGGTGAATCGGTGTTTCACAGTGACGTGAAGGAGTCAGCTTGATGGACATGTACGATGCGATGTTTTCGGCCGGCTACATCCTCTGTGAGCGGGTGGCCCGCCAGGTCTTCGACGTCCTCGCGGAGAACGGCCCGCTCCTGGCGATCATGGACCGCAGCGGCAACTGCTGGGCCGGTGCCCCGGAGGCGTTCGACCGGCACCATCCCGGGGACACCGTCCTGGAGAGCCTCTGGGCCAAGGTCGACGACGGTTTCGAGCCGGCCGTCGCCCCGATCGACAATGGAACGGTGGTGACGGCCCAACTGGCCACGGAGCACACCAACTGCGGGTATCTGGTGCTGGTTCTCCTGCACGATACGCCGTGGACGGAAGGCCAGATGAACCTGGCCGAGGCCTTGTTCGGTCAGATCGGCCTGGTCGCCAGACTCATTGAGACGGCAACCCTGCTCAGTGACACCCAGGTCAAATGCTACAGCGCCTACGGCACCGAAGAGGCGCCGGCGAACTGATCGAATCGCCTTCGCAGGGCGAGAACGGCGGTGACACGCTCTCGAGGCCGGGCGACGCGAAA
The DNA window shown above is from Anaerobaca lacustris and carries:
- a CDS encoding ATP-binding protein, whose product is MASEAPIQGSIVVESKPSAISLPCRQILSAMEEKGFGKDDVFAVHLAIEEAFVNAVKHGNKMDPHKTVTVDYTVDDEKVEIAVRDEGGGFDPQSIPDPRVGENLYRPEGRGLLLMSAYMHVFEYNERGNGVHMIRYKDRPIAERGDAVAG
- a CDS encoding MazG nucleotide pyrophosphohydrolase domain-containing protein produces the protein MQVREFQELIARKYKERDTERGVSRTFLWFIEEVGELATALASQDAANQAEEFADVFAWLCTLANISDIDLEDACRKYTEGRVKDGFKPK
- a CDS encoding RrF2 family transcriptional regulator — encoded protein: MRVSRSTGYALLAVGYIARHQGKGVVLSQNVSKEYDIPLEYLLKILQQLVRANVLRSKRGPRGGFCLAKPTNKITMLEIIEAVDGPLTGELNLAEQAGRDKYGIKAEQTYNKAIAQARSVFQKAKLSALLATK
- a CDS encoding STAS domain-containing protein: MAAIQPRVSVEYLEGATVVAFTDDKILEDTDVRALRESIEAVIEQAGRLHLVLDFRHVRFLSSAVLGLLIRVSKRVCEQGGQLKLCNIHPGIYEVFKITRLTNIFDIYESVDSATQAFSDCR